A single genomic interval of Chitinophaga sp. 180180018-3 harbors:
- a CDS encoding redoxin family protein has product MKGKITVVSILAILLAILFYEGTMVFQQKKSHANYIKPIVSTHIGEPVPNIELLSPESSVNINIKKITNQLPTVLFYFSPYCPYCQAEIEEIVKNIKHLKEIQFFLITPYSLNELKIFYTKNNLSKYKNIVAGVDYNSSFQKYFDAQIVPYLAIYKHDKLKGAFIGNMPYRQIAEETEK; this is encoded by the coding sequence ATGAAAGGAAAAATAACAGTAGTATCAATACTTGCTATCTTATTAGCAATTCTCTTCTACGAAGGAACAATGGTATTTCAACAAAAAAAAAGCCATGCTAACTATATAAAGCCCATAGTATCAACTCATATAGGGGAACCAGTCCCTAACATAGAACTTTTATCACCAGAAAGCTCAGTAAACATCAACATAAAAAAAATCACCAATCAACTGCCAACTGTACTATTCTATTTCAGTCCTTATTGCCCCTATTGTCAGGCAGAGATAGAAGAAATAGTAAAAAACATCAAACATTTAAAGGAAATACAATTTTTTTTGATAACACCTTATTCACTTAATGAGCTAAAGATTTTTTATACAAAGAACAATTTGTCTAAATACAAAAACATCGTCGCCGGTGTGGACTATAATAGTTCTTTTCAGAAATACTTTGATGCTCAGATCGTACCATATCTTGCGATATATAAGCACGATAAGCTAAAAGGCGCATTTATCGGAAATATGCCATACAGGCAAATCGCCGAGGAGACTGAAAAATAA
- a CDS encoding TonB-dependent receptor gives MKRFFFLLLLSLLFLQIDQALSQKLDPIKVGGQLVDQGTARPLPSATVLCVSARDTLVTYTAVTDESGFFEFDNLVPGKYSLQISSVGYESYTLQFVLDKQLSKKFGKVEIKRKEYHLTTFEVVGVKKLVRLTRDTLEFSMASLRKKGNDQIVDVLKKIPGFDVDREGVIRFNGVVIDNIMINGQKLLGNSDPKTFLRNLQADLVDKLQIIDKNDGDDDTKKDLNTKSEKVINLTIRKEKEGVFSGDLTGGIGLGTKMGAKVNLNRFKEQQQLLMLGEANNFNGLLESKSTSGPQLQTTWDTRINYADKLSERVAFATAFSTNVVYSENWQNSQRRTNIGDSAILYTRNSVNKQTIYNHDFSIRAAIKVDSFQKLTITSHISNVGLNGSLLSNYQSSIGNRESSNNGNVENKNEQSTLTWSGSGRYEVNFQKKGRKAELWLSYANGREMNRLLNRSFTQYMSGNNISIDTIAQKNTRITNRQSLLSGIAYTEPITLKSSLSVDFTHEHTILRSDRAVLDYNFKNALFDRSVDSLNILLNGYIKKDYGKITWSGSTEKFMYSLSAGFFSFKMLAHDIFRNTDFSINSMDFYPLMYFTYLVGKNKKLTFQYGNGLQIPELIQLMPIKDYADPLQIKVGNPLLSPAKSSFMSFTYTSIDPGLFHSFFLSGSANFLGNQIINSSNFDSSGRQIMKPINLRGGYTFNLNINQGWMFKKTKDQLRIGADLAYRKMIASINEVNLFSIEKSVTPFISYNLSRGNNFDFIISASASYNDVVYPHQSVVSTNFLSYRFYFDGNLKLPFNLSLNTNTSYSGSAGQAAGFNINSWILNASLSRNFFSKKQGVLSLQGFDLLNQNASVTRTVGEGFVEDVRSNVLGRVILVKFSYFLGKKK, from the coding sequence ATGAAGAGATTTTTTTTTTTATTGCTGCTATCTTTATTGTTTCTACAAATAGATCAGGCGCTATCGCAGAAGTTAGATCCAATCAAAGTAGGCGGACAATTAGTGGATCAGGGAACCGCACGGCCATTGCCATCGGCTACAGTTCTGTGCGTATCTGCGAGAGACACTTTGGTTACCTACACTGCCGTGACAGACGAAAGTGGCTTTTTTGAGTTTGATAATTTGGTACCTGGAAAGTATTCACTGCAGATTTCATCTGTTGGTTATGAATCCTATACTTTGCAATTTGTATTGGATAAGCAATTATCTAAAAAGTTTGGGAAAGTAGAAATAAAAAGAAAAGAATATCACTTGACAACCTTTGAGGTAGTCGGTGTTAAGAAGTTAGTTAGATTAACCAGGGATACACTGGAATTTAGCATGGCATCACTTAGAAAGAAGGGAAATGACCAAATTGTTGACGTATTGAAGAAAATTCCTGGGTTTGATGTGGATAGAGAGGGTGTTATACGATTTAACGGTGTAGTCATTGACAACATAATGATTAATGGACAGAAACTTTTAGGTAATTCAGATCCGAAAACTTTCCTTCGGAACCTGCAGGCAGATCTAGTTGATAAGCTACAGATTATAGATAAGAATGATGGAGATGATGATACAAAAAAAGATCTTAATACCAAGTCGGAGAAAGTTATTAATCTTACCATAAGGAAGGAAAAGGAAGGAGTTTTTTCGGGAGATCTTACTGGCGGTATTGGGTTAGGTACTAAAATGGGAGCAAAAGTGAATTTAAACCGCTTTAAGGAGCAGCAACAACTCCTTATGCTGGGAGAAGCTAATAATTTTAACGGCCTCTTGGAATCCAAGAGTACTTCCGGGCCTCAGTTACAGACAACTTGGGATACCCGCATTAACTATGCAGATAAATTAAGTGAAAGGGTGGCGTTCGCCACCGCTTTTTCAACCAATGTGGTATATAGTGAAAACTGGCAGAATAGTCAGAGGAGAACGAATATTGGTGATTCTGCTATACTTTATACAAGGAACTCAGTCAATAAGCAAACAATATACAATCATGACTTTTCTATTAGAGCGGCTATCAAAGTTGATTCATTTCAGAAATTGACAATCACGTCGCACATCTCTAATGTAGGATTAAATGGCTCCTTACTAAGTAATTATCAATCGTCTATTGGCAATAGGGAGAGTAGTAACAATGGTAACGTGGAGAATAAGAATGAACAGAGTACGCTAACTTGGTCCGGCTCAGGAAGATATGAAGTTAATTTTCAGAAAAAAGGACGGAAAGCGGAGCTGTGGTTGTCTTATGCTAATGGAAGAGAAATGAATAGATTGTTGAACCGATCGTTCACACAGTATATGTCAGGCAATAATATAAGCATAGATACAATTGCCCAGAAAAATACCCGAATAACAAATAGACAGTCACTATTAAGTGGAATAGCTTATACTGAGCCAATCACACTAAAAAGCTCACTTAGCGTTGATTTTACCCATGAACATACTATTTTGCGATCCGACCGCGCTGTACTTGATTATAATTTTAAGAATGCACTGTTCGATAGGTCGGTGGATAGTCTCAATATCCTATTGAACGGTTATATTAAGAAAGATTATGGCAAAATAACATGGAGCGGTAGCACGGAGAAGTTTATGTATTCCTTGTCTGCGGGTTTTTTTTCATTTAAAATGTTGGCCCATGATATTTTTCGTAATACGGACTTTTCCATAAATTCCATGGATTTCTACCCACTTATGTATTTCACTTATTTAGTTGGTAAGAATAAAAAGCTTACTTTCCAATATGGAAATGGTCTGCAAATTCCTGAGCTTATTCAATTAATGCCAATTAAAGATTACGCCGATCCACTTCAGATAAAAGTGGGAAATCCATTATTAAGCCCTGCTAAAAGTAGTTTCATGAGTTTTACTTATACATCAATAGATCCGGGATTGTTTCATAGTTTTTTCCTTAGTGGTAGCGCCAATTTTTTGGGAAATCAAATTATCAACAGTTCCAACTTTGACTCTTCCGGCCGGCAAATTATGAAACCCATTAATTTAAGAGGTGGATACACTTTTAATCTTAATATTAATCAGGGTTGGATGTTTAAGAAAACAAAAGATCAACTTAGAATTGGAGCTGATTTAGCGTATAGAAAAATGATAGCTTCTATCAACGAGGTAAATCTTTTTAGTATAGAAAAGTCGGTGACCCCGTTTATAAGTTATAACTTGTCACGGGGTAATAATTTTGATTTCATTATTTCTGCAAGTGCAAGTTATAATGACGTTGTATACCCTCACCAATCAGTTGTATCCACTAACTTTCTCAGCTACCGCTTCTACTTCGATGGCAACCTAAAACTACCATTCAACCTCTCCCTGAACACCAACACGTCCTACTCCGGCAGCGCCGGCCAGGCCGCCGGGTTCAATATAAACTCCTGGATCCTCAACGCCTCTCTCTCCCGTAACTTCTTCAGCAAAAAACAAGGTGTTCTCAGCCTCCAGGGCTTCGATCTCCTGAATCAAAACGCCAGTGTTACCCGAACTGTTGGTGAAGGCTTCGTTGAAGATGTCAGAAGTAACGTTCTGGGCCGGGTTATATTAGTCAAGTTTTCCTATTTTCTCGGAAAAAAGAAGTAA
- a CDS encoding TonB-dependent receptor: MKKGLLLWLLLAIGVVHSFAQTRTITGKITDAQDGAPLPGVSVVIKGTKSGSITGADGKYTIQADPATTLVFSFVGYETKEERPGNRSTINVALGSSNKMLSEVLVTGYGELKRKDVTSSVAAVKADVLNNRPVTSFDQALSGRAAGVSISTASGVLGDAVNIRIRGVNSISNSSQPLIIVDGIPMNNNTNLNVFNSGNGTRYNPLADINPNDIESVDVLKDAAASALYGSRAASGVIVITTKRGKTGTVAVNYNGYVGVAKAARLPKLLNGDDFNVIQNEKSANAGGGVIAKDIDVNGDGKPDRTDWLKQVFRTGVIHSHQVSLSGGTEKAKFYASGEYSDQQGTILVNRLRRGGMRVNLDVTPKKWLKSGVSLYSSKSLNNGVLSDGYLAGSTLSSYAAMPNVPVYNKDGSLYLKLPGNGDLADGNNTTTAKANRFFHPLANLQMGRNDNTSTRVLSNVYVEVEPISGLKVTSRFGVDFIQNFEDQYSGPQQAGLGLGNNGLVQENLYRKALWNWSNFATYTKTIANKHFINAMVGIESQYAQTKQLYTGQGNLADSYFKEIYDGLFAGSDNTYSGGDNIANAFDSYFGKIGYSYGSKYYFDATLRADAYSDFGINNRRGYFPGASIGWRISEEDFFKDNISVISDFKLRASYGTVGNSNIRSYAYRTLYGGGQYADLNGFSVYQIGDPNLKWETSKKLDIGVDVTLLRNRITLTADYFKNNINNLILDAPILATVGTPWDPITGNPGPILTTNIGSMWNKGLELTLNTRNIETKDFSWTSNFNITFIKNRVTNTADGTDIIKGINRASVGRTLGVFRLIQWAGVNPETGYAMFYNAAGEKVMYNPGVPASQRWTTPDGSKVVNPVTSNDAQYLDKSGYPTFYGGFNNTFSYKGIDLSIFLQYSGGNYVYNSTRAALLTNSFSNNAEEIKNRWTPNNKNTDIPKLFLSDATSNQASTKWLEKGDFIRAREISLGYNFPSVKQSLGLTSLRLYALVQNAFIITKYKGADPEINTNRDSNINYGTDSRGAPLPRIFMLGLNVGF, translated from the coding sequence ATGAAAAAAGGTTTACTACTATGGCTATTGCTAGCCATCGGTGTGGTGCATTCTTTTGCCCAGACACGAACGATTACAGGTAAAATTACGGACGCACAGGATGGTGCACCGTTGCCTGGTGTATCCGTAGTTATCAAAGGCACCAAGTCGGGATCTATCACAGGTGCGGATGGTAAGTATACCATCCAGGCAGATCCTGCGACCACGCTGGTTTTTTCTTTTGTTGGTTATGAAACAAAAGAAGAGAGACCAGGTAACCGTTCCACTATCAACGTTGCTTTAGGCAGCAGCAATAAAATGCTGAGTGAAGTATTGGTAACGGGATATGGTGAATTGAAAAGAAAAGATGTTACTTCTTCTGTTGCAGCTGTGAAGGCGGATGTACTCAACAACCGTCCGGTAACCAGCTTCGATCAGGCATTGAGTGGTCGTGCTGCCGGCGTAAGCATCAGCACTGCTTCCGGTGTACTGGGAGATGCGGTAAACATTCGCATCAGGGGTGTCAACTCTATCAGTAACAGCAGCCAGCCGCTGATTATTGTGGATGGTATTCCGATGAACAATAACACCAATCTGAACGTCTTCAACAGCGGTAACGGTACCCGTTATAACCCGCTGGCAGATATCAATCCGAATGATATTGAATCTGTTGACGTACTGAAAGATGCTGCTGCATCCGCATTGTACGGCTCCAGGGCTGCATCCGGCGTTATTGTGATTACTACCAAAAGAGGTAAAACAGGTACAGTAGCGGTAAACTATAATGGTTATGTTGGCGTGGCAAAAGCCGCCCGGCTGCCGAAGCTGCTGAACGGCGACGACTTCAATGTGATTCAGAACGAAAAATCAGCCAACGCTGGTGGTGGTGTTATTGCGAAAGACATTGATGTAAACGGCGATGGTAAACCCGACAGAACAGACTGGTTAAAACAAGTATTCCGCACCGGGGTTATCCACAGCCATCAGGTTTCCCTTTCCGGCGGTACCGAAAAAGCAAAATTTTATGCTTCCGGTGAATATTCTGATCAGCAGGGTACCATACTGGTTAACCGTCTTCGTAGAGGAGGCATGCGTGTAAACCTGGACGTAACACCAAAAAAATGGCTGAAATCAGGCGTATCCCTGTACTCTTCCAAATCATTGAACAATGGCGTATTATCTGATGGATATCTCGCTGGTTCTACCCTTTCTTCTTATGCGGCTATGCCTAACGTACCAGTGTACAACAAAGATGGCAGCCTCTATCTGAAATTACCGGGTAACGGCGATCTGGCAGATGGTAATAACACCACGACTGCCAAAGCTAACCGTTTCTTCCACCCATTGGCGAATCTTCAGATGGGAAGAAACGATAACACTTCTACCCGTGTGCTCTCCAATGTATATGTAGAAGTAGAGCCGATTTCCGGATTAAAGGTGACTTCCCGTTTTGGAGTGGACTTCATCCAGAACTTCGAAGATCAATACAGCGGTCCACAGCAGGCTGGCCTGGGTCTTGGTAATAATGGACTGGTGCAGGAAAATCTCTATAGAAAAGCACTTTGGAACTGGTCTAACTTTGCCACCTATACGAAAACCATCGCTAACAAGCACTTCATCAATGCCATGGTGGGTATAGAATCCCAGTATGCACAAACTAAACAGCTGTATACCGGTCAGGGTAACCTTGCCGATTCCTACTTCAAAGAAATATATGATGGTTTGTTTGCAGGCTCTGACAACACTTACTCCGGTGGTGATAACATTGCCAACGCATTTGATTCTTACTTCGGTAAAATCGGGTATAGCTATGGATCCAAATACTATTTCGATGCAACCTTAAGAGCTGATGCCTACTCTGACTTTGGTATTAACAACCGCCGTGGTTATTTCCCAGGAGCATCTATTGGCTGGCGTATTTCTGAGGAAGATTTCTTCAAGGACAACATCTCTGTAATCAGCGATTTTAAACTTCGTGCCAGCTATGGTACCGTAGGAAACTCCAACATCAGGTCCTATGCTTACCGTACACTTTACGGAGGTGGTCAATATGCCGACCTGAACGGGTTCTCTGTTTACCAGATCGGCGACCCCAACCTCAAATGGGAAACATCTAAAAAACTGGATATCGGTGTGGATGTTACCCTGCTAAGAAACAGGATCACGCTGACAGCAGATTATTTCAAAAACAACATCAATAACCTGATCCTGGATGCTCCGATCCTGGCTACCGTAGGCACCCCATGGGATCCTATTACAGGTAACCCCGGTCCTATTCTGACCACCAACATTGGCAGCATGTGGAATAAAGGTCTGGAGTTAACACTGAATACACGTAACATCGAAACTAAAGACTTCTCCTGGACCAGTAACTTCAACATCACCTTCATCAAGAACAGGGTGACCAATACCGCGGATGGTACTGATATCATCAAAGGTATTAACAGGGCCAGCGTAGGCAGAACCCTGGGCGTATTCAGGCTGATTCAATGGGCAGGCGTAAATCCTGAAACAGGTTACGCAATGTTCTACAATGCCGCAGGAGAAAAAGTAATGTACAATCCGGGTGTGCCTGCCTCACAGAGATGGACAACACCGGATGGCAGCAAAGTGGTGAACCCGGTAACATCCAACGATGCCCAGTACCTGGATAAATCAGGCTACCCTACTTTCTATGGTGGTTTCAACAACACATTCAGCTATAAAGGCATCGATCTGAGCATCTTCCTGCAGTACAGCGGTGGTAACTATGTGTATAACTCTACCAGGGCTGCCCTGCTGACCAACTCTTTCAGCAACAACGCTGAAGAGATCAAGAACAGATGGACACCCAACAACAAAAACACAGATATTCCGAAATTATTCCTGTCTGACGCCACATCCAACCAGGCATCTACCAAATGGCTGGAAAAAGGAGACTTTATACGTGCACGTGAAATCAGCTTAGGCTATAATTTCCCATCTGTAAAACAATCACTGGGCCTCACCAGTCTGCGTTTATATGCCCTGGTACAAAACGCCTTTATCATCACCAAGTATAAAGGAGCTGATCCTGAAATAAACACCAACCGTGATAGTAACATTAACTATGGTACTGATTCCAGAGGTGCGCCGTTACCAAGAATATTCATGCTCGGTTTAAATGTTGGTTTCTAA
- a CDS encoding RagB/SusD family nutrient uptake outer membrane protein, translating to MHFINKSIFRKKISTRLSVAAVAVASTMMFSCSKVNDQQPFAKIDPKDAFSNPDRIEKSAIGMYDALQNREYLGGRVLIYVDQRGNDANVASYFGNVPTFDMLSNNSFAFGCWSGAYRTIFESNFFTTNLKQNESVIGAAAAAHYYGEAKFIRALAYFYIINLYAQTYTFQADAKQPGVPLVLTAATNGSEAMDPKNKIKRNTVKEVYDQMIQDLNDAASLLPVSSGDAYADRARATKGAAHALLSRIYLFQGNYAKARDYADSVLLSSYNYTLDATPAAVFASSNYQASKERIFSVAMSQSDNPNTNNALGQHYGSSGRGDITINKTAYFRLPNFDPNTDLRAKPLYTFTTNAAKTDTTFYTKKFFGTSTVDAWVPVLRLAEVMLNKAEALAQLSPGIPDPQAILLLNKIRARAKAADLHPLTQAELLTNILTERRIELAFEGFGMFDYVRTHRTIPARGNVSAQDWNGKYTIFPIPFSETERNPNLQQNDGY from the coding sequence ATGCATTTCATCAATAAATCAATCTTCAGGAAAAAGATCAGCACGCGATTATCTGTTGCGGCTGTAGCCGTGGCATCCACGATGATGTTTTCCTGTTCCAAAGTAAACGATCAGCAGCCTTTTGCTAAAATAGATCCGAAAGATGCTTTCAGCAATCCGGACAGGATCGAGAAATCAGCCATCGGTATGTACGATGCGTTGCAAAACAGGGAATACCTCGGCGGACGTGTACTGATATATGTAGATCAGCGTGGTAACGATGCGAACGTAGCCTCTTATTTCGGTAACGTGCCTACCTTCGATATGCTCTCCAACAATAGCTTCGCATTTGGCTGCTGGTCTGGCGCGTACAGAACAATTTTTGAGAGTAATTTCTTTACCACCAACCTGAAACAGAACGAAAGCGTGATTGGCGCAGCAGCAGCCGCTCATTACTATGGAGAAGCAAAATTCATCCGGGCGCTGGCATACTTCTACATCATCAATCTCTACGCACAAACATATACCTTCCAGGCAGATGCCAAACAGCCGGGAGTACCGCTGGTATTAACAGCCGCCACCAATGGTTCCGAAGCGATGGATCCTAAAAACAAGATCAAGCGCAATACCGTAAAAGAGGTATACGACCAGATGATCCAGGATCTGAATGATGCCGCATCCTTATTACCGGTAAGCAGTGGCGATGCCTATGCAGACCGTGCAAGGGCTACCAAAGGAGCAGCACATGCGTTACTGTCACGCATTTACCTGTTCCAGGGTAACTATGCAAAGGCGAGGGATTATGCAGACAGTGTGTTATTATCTTCCTATAACTACACGCTGGATGCCACTCCCGCAGCGGTATTTGCTTCCAGTAACTACCAGGCATCGAAAGAGCGCATCTTCTCCGTGGCCATGAGCCAGAGCGACAACCCTAACACCAACAATGCTTTGGGTCAGCACTACGGCAGCAGCGGAAGGGGCGATATCACCATTAACAAAACAGCCTATTTCAGGTTGCCCAACTTTGATCCTAATACGGATCTGAGGGCAAAACCGCTGTATACTTTTACTACCAACGCAGCTAAAACAGATACTACTTTCTATACCAAAAAATTCTTTGGTACCAGTACAGTAGATGCCTGGGTGCCTGTACTGCGCCTGGCGGAAGTAATGCTGAATAAAGCAGAAGCATTGGCACAGCTTAGCCCGGGCATTCCGGACCCTCAGGCAATATTGCTGCTGAACAAGATCAGGGCGAGAGCGAAAGCAGCAGATCTGCATCCGCTTACACAAGCCGAGCTGCTCACCAATATCCTCACCGAACGCAGAATTGAGCTGGCGTTTGAAGGATTCGGGATGTTCGACTACGTAAGAACGCACCGGACGATCCCTGCCCGCGGCAACGTGAGCGCCCAGGATTGGAATGGTAAATATACCATTTTCCCGATTCCGTTCTCCGAAACAGAACGTAATCCTAATCTTCAACAAAACGACGGTTACTAA
- a CDS encoding prolyl oligopeptidase family serine peptidase — MKVCNIFRIILLFVLLMSINAQGQQTKPVINSLSHDKWASVGDASISDNGMYMSYVVNNEPLHQCTLVIKQCEGKWEKKVTPCGLGIFTGDSKSIVLLKPGDSLVILKLGGHHETTIPDVTEFKLNASKDASWIAYRNRRNEVVLLNIKSGLHKSYLGVEEFQFSEDKKKLILKVEYNATEKGEMIDLVNLADIKETIIWKGNGLKEVNYNATCSRILLLISNKSDNWNSIWCYNEKRGLFMVIAEGDNRIGNTAEIFSLFPIGDENRYFSFNTRRKEETSFKRVKSTMNLWSYLDERLKELPVKHNDIFSMDINLLDIEDSTIVKVNGERERIIGEDYNNDVLLLERRSGDGDVCEEGWNDSARIYYVLKFMKKGNEVTLGYLKDIVLPVMSRTGRYVVFFNRKLKGYISYEIATRQYHYITEGVKTNWADYCWEDFNAAPRGVAAWQDDDDFVLLYDKFDIWRVDLKGLNHPVNITNGFGSKNDIVFYLGLRSRGRYVVSENESLILNALNLSDKKNGYFRKRISELGDPVLLTMGDYIYQLINNKYTVNKGIYPIRATGCEKYLVTRMKANESPNYYYTSDFKKFRQLSNVYPEQNYNWYTTELHTWTRGDGSVGQGVLYKPENFDPNKKYPIIFQYYEKLSYSLNEYILPEIITSGCEINIPTFVSNGYLVFTPDIDYEIGFPMRGALEAVTSAANYMSHFSFIDKSRMGIGGCSLGGIETNYIVTHSNLFAAAYSASSLSDLVSAYGSIPDNQSANTQGLLEFGVMRIGESLAKNPSKYIENSAIFSVKNVTTPLLLMHTTNDGLCSFSQAVEFFISLRRLRKKVWLLEYTDGSHGVQGESAVDLSIRIRQFFDHYLKGLPAPIWMTQSRKEQLKRDSNGFEVDSTSLLAQ; from the coding sequence ATGAAAGTGTGTAATATTTTTAGAATAATCCTACTTTTTGTTTTGTTAATGAGCATAAACGCTCAGGGGCAGCAGACAAAGCCGGTTATTAATTCTTTGTCTCATGATAAATGGGCATCCGTTGGTGACGCATCTATATCTGATAATGGAATGTATATGAGCTATGTTGTTAACAATGAACCTTTGCATCAATGTACACTAGTCATTAAACAATGCGAGGGGAAGTGGGAGAAAAAGGTAACTCCTTGTGGATTGGGGATCTTTACTGGTGACAGTAAATCAATTGTGTTGTTAAAACCTGGGGACTCTTTAGTAATTCTTAAGTTAGGAGGCCATCACGAGACCACGATCCCAGATGTTACGGAGTTTAAGTTAAATGCTTCTAAAGATGCTAGCTGGATTGCTTATAGAAACCGAAGAAATGAAGTTGTACTGTTAAATATTAAGTCGGGTCTTCATAAGAGTTATTTGGGTGTTGAAGAATTTCAATTTAGTGAGGATAAGAAAAAACTTATTTTGAAAGTCGAGTATAATGCGACAGAAAAAGGTGAAATGATAGATTTAGTGAACCTGGCAGATATCAAGGAGACAATTATTTGGAAGGGAAACGGACTGAAGGAAGTAAATTATAATGCAACGTGCTCAAGAATTCTACTCTTGATTTCAAATAAGTCTGATAATTGGAATTCTATTTGGTGCTATAACGAAAAACGAGGCCTATTTATGGTTATTGCTGAAGGAGACAATAGAATAGGCAATACAGCTGAAATTTTCTCACTGTTTCCAATTGGGGATGAAAATAGATATTTTTCTTTTAATACTCGAAGAAAAGAGGAAACATCGTTTAAACGTGTAAAATCGACTATGAATCTATGGAGTTATCTCGATGAGCGGCTAAAAGAATTACCAGTAAAACATAATGATATATTTTCGATGGATATTAATTTGCTTGATATAGAAGATAGTACTATAGTAAAGGTGAATGGAGAAAGAGAACGGATAATTGGCGAGGACTACAACAATGATGTACTTTTACTTGAGAGAAGAAGCGGTGACGGGGACGTGTGTGAAGAAGGATGGAATGATTCTGCTAGGATATACTATGTCCTGAAATTTATGAAGAAAGGCAATGAGGTGACACTGGGTTATCTGAAAGATATTGTCCTGCCGGTGATGTCTAGAACGGGAAGATATGTTGTTTTTTTTAATAGGAAATTGAAAGGTTATATAAGTTATGAGATTGCTACCAGACAATATCATTATATTACGGAAGGAGTGAAGACTAATTGGGCGGATTATTGCTGGGAAGATTTTAATGCAGCCCCGAGAGGAGTGGCGGCTTGGCAAGATGATGATGATTTTGTTTTGTTATATGATAAATTTGATATATGGCGAGTAGATTTGAAAGGGCTAAATCATCCGGTTAATATTACAAACGGTTTTGGATCGAAAAATGATATTGTATTTTACCTCGGGCTTCGAAGCAGGGGAAGGTATGTAGTTTCTGAAAACGAATCGCTTATATTAAACGCATTAAATTTATCGGACAAGAAGAATGGTTATTTTAGAAAAAGGATTTCAGAACTGGGAGATCCTGTTTTGTTAACTATGGGAGATTACATCTATCAACTGATAAACAACAAGTATACTGTAAATAAAGGAATCTACCCAATTCGTGCAACTGGTTGCGAGAAATATTTAGTGACAAGAATGAAGGCAAATGAAAGCCCTAATTATTATTATACCTCTGATTTTAAGAAATTCAGGCAATTGAGCAATGTATATCCTGAACAGAATTATAACTGGTATACTACTGAACTGCATACCTGGACCAGAGGCGACGGTAGCGTTGGTCAAGGAGTATTATATAAGCCTGAAAATTTTGATCCAAATAAAAAATACCCGATAATTTTTCAGTATTATGAAAAATTATCTTATTCATTAAATGAATATATTTTACCTGAGATAATAACTAGCGGCTGTGAAATTAATATCCCGACGTTTGTTAGTAATGGTTATCTCGTGTTTACTCCGGATATTGACTATGAGATTGGTTTCCCCATGCGCGGGGCTTTGGAAGCGGTGACGTCTGCAGCAAATTATATGTCTCATTTTTCATTTATAGACAAAAGTAGAATGGGAATTGGCGGATGTAGCTTGGGAGGGATTGAAACCAATTATATTGTAACTCATAGCAACTTATTTGCTGCTGCTTATTCCGCATCTTCCTTGTCGGATTTAGTTAGCGCATATGGGAGTATTCCGGATAATCAGAGTGCTAATACGCAAGGGTTGCTCGAATTTGGAGTAATGCGTATCGGAGAGAGCCTAGCAAAAAATCCAAGTAAATACATTGAAAATTCCGCAATCTTTTCAGTTAAAAATGTTACAACACCACTCCTTTTGATGCATACCACAAATGATGGGCTCTGTAGTTTTTCTCAAGCTGTTGAGTTTTTTATTTCTTTGCGTAGATTAAGAAAGAAGGTGTGGTTGTTAGAGTATACAGACGGAAGCCATGGAGTTCAGGGAGAATCTGCCGTTGATTTGTCGATTCGGATCAGACAATTTTTTGATCACTACCTGAAAGGACTTCCAGCGCCAATTTGGATGACTCAAAGCAGGAAAGAACAATTAAAAAGAGATAGTAACGGATTTGAGGTAGATTCAACATCATTGTTAGCCCAATAA